The following coding sequences lie in one Photobacterium sp. CCB-ST2H9 genomic window:
- a CDS encoding response regulator transcription factor, translated as MLAQILVIDDEPEIQRFIRISLKAEGFSYAGAGTGAEGLNLFRQSQPELIILDLGLPDVDGYELLKTIRETSLVPILVLTARDEEDEMIKLLDAGANDYLCKPFSIRTLIARINVLLRDFSQLRQAATEAHVMNFQGLQIDSQNHQVYLHGNQLSLSKKEFRLLHMLAERRGCLVTQKELLVTIWGDTHAEDTHYLRNFVSHLRKKLQDDADNPTYIQTEPGVGYRLLGNN; from the coding sequence ATGCTTGCACAGATTCTGGTGATTGATGATGAACCTGAAATCCAACGTTTCATCCGGATCTCCCTCAAAGCCGAAGGATTCAGCTACGCGGGTGCCGGAACCGGTGCTGAAGGACTAAACCTGTTCCGCCAGTCTCAACCGGAGCTGATCATTCTCGACCTCGGACTGCCGGACGTCGATGGGTATGAGCTGCTGAAGACGATCAGAGAAACCAGCCTGGTCCCGATACTGGTGCTGACCGCCCGGGATGAAGAAGATGAAATGATTAAACTTCTGGACGCCGGGGCTAATGATTATTTGTGTAAGCCGTTCAGCATCAGAACCCTGATTGCCCGTATCAATGTTCTGCTTCGCGATTTCAGCCAGCTGCGCCAGGCGGCGACTGAGGCTCATGTGATGAACTTTCAGGGATTGCAGATTGACAGTCAAAACCATCAGGTCTACCTCCACGGGAATCAGCTCTCATTATCGAAAAAAGAGTTCAGGCTGCTGCACATGCTGGCCGAACGGCGGGGATGTTTAGTCACACAGAAAGAATTGCTGGTCACAATCTGGGGGGATACCCACGCAGAAGATACCCATTACTTACGTAATTTTGTCAGCCATCTGAGAAAAAAACTTCAGGATGATGCAGACAATCCGACATATATTCAAACAGAACCCGGGGTTGGTTATCGCTTATTAGGAAATAACTGA
- a CDS encoding D-amino acid dehydrogenase yields the protein MEVIVLGSGVVGLTSAWYLAQNGHQVTVIDRQSRSAEETSFANAGQISYGYSSPWAAPGIPAKAMKWLVQKHAPLKIKPSLSADLYSWMGKMLANCNYVSYQRNKSRMLRVANYSRECLIELRKHHALSYEGRQQGTLQLLRTQAQLDAVGKDIQVLEESGIQYELLDVEGCIRAEPALAKVREKVAGGLRLPNDETGDCYKFCQQLTALAEQAGVKFAFNTQIHGLRHEHGRIVAVDTDKGEFKADAYVVAMGSYSTAMLSTLGLQLPVYPVKGYSLTMPLKDSDGAPVSTVIDETYKVAMTRFDDRIRVAGTAELAGFNLHLTEQRKETIAMVVDDLFPEGGDLNKAEYWTGLRPMTPDGTPVIGKTPFENLYTNTGHGTLGWTMACGSGRLLADIVSGNDTDIDTEGLSIHRYLHNTR from the coding sequence ATGGAAGTGATTGTATTGGGAAGTGGTGTCGTCGGGCTGACATCAGCCTGGTATCTGGCTCAGAACGGCCATCAGGTGACGGTGATTGATCGTCAGTCCCGCAGCGCCGAAGAAACCAGTTTTGCCAATGCCGGTCAGATCTCCTACGGCTACTCTTCTCCCTGGGCTGCCCCCGGGATCCCCGCCAAAGCGATGAAATGGCTGGTTCAGAAGCATGCCCCGCTGAAGATCAAACCTTCGCTGTCGGCGGATCTGTACAGCTGGATGGGAAAAATGCTGGCGAACTGTAATTACGTCAGCTATCAGCGGAATAAATCCCGGATGCTGCGGGTGGCGAACTACAGCCGTGAATGTCTGATCGAATTGCGCAAACATCATGCTTTGAGTTATGAAGGCCGTCAGCAGGGCACCTTGCAATTGCTGCGGACTCAGGCACAGCTTGATGCGGTCGGCAAAGACATTCAGGTTCTGGAAGAAAGCGGGATTCAGTACGAGCTGCTGGATGTTGAAGGATGTATCCGGGCCGAGCCTGCACTGGCAAAAGTGCGGGAGAAAGTTGCGGGTGGCTTGCGTCTGCCGAATGATGAAACCGGAGATTGCTATAAGTTTTGTCAGCAATTGACTGCACTGGCAGAACAGGCGGGCGTGAAATTTGCCTTTAACACTCAAATTCATGGGCTGCGCCACGAACATGGCCGGATTGTTGCCGTCGACACCGATAAAGGTGAGTTCAAAGCGGACGCTTACGTGGTGGCGATGGGCAGCTATTCAACGGCTATGCTGTCTACCCTGGGCTTACAGTTACCGGTGTATCCGGTCAAAGGTTACTCGCTGACCATGCCGCTGAAAGACAGTGACGGCGCGCCGGTTTCTACGGTGATCGATGAAACTTATAAAGTCGCGATGACCCGTTTTGACGATCGGATCCGGGTGGCGGGTACTGCGGAGCTGGCGGGTTTCAACCTGCACCTGACTGAACAGCGAAAAGAAACGATCGCGATGGTTGTTGATGATCTTTTCCCGGAAGGTGGCGATCTGAATAAAGCGGAATACTGGACCGGATTACGTCCGATGACGCCGGACGGTACGCCCGTGATCGGAAAAACCCCCTTTGAGAATCTGTATACCAATACGGGGCATGGCACGCTGGGATGGACAATGGCTTGTGGCTCCGGTCGTTTGCTGGCTGATATTGTCAGCGGGAACGACACAGATATCGATACTGAGGGGCTGTCGATTCACCGTTATCTGCACAACACACGTTAA
- a CDS encoding DUF4118 domain-containing protein, with amino-acid sequence MSFWHQILQPEKIRQLFLPSSVMTLAVGAAYGLNTLLATQIGILLILQLGVVVVALFSTRFDSLFAGLAGALCFNYFFTEPRFSLQMSNASDIFNLMVFLLIAILTSHLAIKYRQQRQALEQAELRSSILLSVSHDLRTPLAGILGNLSTLKDYQSRLAQEEQDELLQAAIEESHRLHRYIENLLQATRIQHGKLAMQTDIQPVLPVLRALIDRVDPARIQLSAATPLPEVAIRASLFEQAIHNILDNALKYGLPGSPVNVKVRSANQSLQIDIENQGSPLTDTHRRRVFELFYSSRKGDRGEGGAGLGLTVSQGIIHAHSGDVEMLPTKTGCTVRITLPVAEGN; translated from the coding sequence ATGAGTTTTTGGCACCAGATTCTGCAACCTGAAAAAATCAGACAATTATTCCTGCCATCGTCTGTGATGACGCTCGCGGTCGGTGCTGCCTACGGACTGAATACCCTCCTGGCAACTCAGATCGGTATTTTGCTGATCCTACAGTTAGGGGTGGTGGTCGTTGCCCTGTTCTCGACCCGCTTTGATTCATTATTTGCCGGTCTGGCGGGTGCATTGTGCTTCAATTATTTTTTCACTGAGCCCAGATTTTCACTGCAGATGTCCAATGCATCAGACATTTTCAATCTGATGGTTTTCCTGCTGATCGCCATTTTAACCAGCCATCTGGCGATCAAATACAGACAGCAACGCCAGGCGCTTGAACAGGCGGAGTTACGAAGCAGTATCCTGCTTTCTGTGTCCCATGACCTGCGAACACCGCTTGCAGGCATTCTCGGTAATCTCAGCACGCTGAAGGATTACCAGTCACGTCTGGCACAGGAAGAACAGGACGAGCTGTTACAGGCCGCCATTGAAGAAAGCCATCGCCTGCACCGGTATATCGAAAATCTGCTTCAGGCGACACGGATTCAGCACGGAAAACTTGCCATGCAAACGGACATTCAGCCTGTCCTTCCAGTGCTCCGGGCACTGATCGACCGGGTTGACCCGGCCCGCATTCAACTGAGTGCAGCAACACCGTTACCTGAAGTTGCCATTCGGGCTTCCCTGTTCGAGCAGGCCATCCACAATATTCTGGATAATGCCCTGAAATACGGACTTCCCGGCTCGCCGGTCAATGTCAAAGTCCGGTCTGCCAATCAGAGCCTGCAAATCGATATCGAGAATCAGGGCAGCCCCCTGACCGATACACATCGCCGCCGGGTCTTTGAATTATTTTACTCTTCCCGCAAAGGCGACCGCGGGGAAGGCGGCGCAGGTTTGGGCTTAACCGTCAGTCAGGGGATCATCCATGCACACAGCGGTGACGTTGAAATGCTACCGACGAAGACTGGCTGTACCGTCCGGATTACTCTGCCCGTGGCTGAAGGAAACTGA
- a CDS encoding TrkA family potassium uptake protein: protein MAHFTVIGLGRFGVAASLELIHLGHTVTGIDLNEKIAEKYISELTQTVICDATDENALRELNLGNSEAVLVAIGKDMEASLLCTLCLKKLGVKALWVKANTVAHHAIVSKLGVTRIIHPEEEMGVRVAQALHYPMINNYISLGHDQYIVEVHLQEKHRTFTIGNLIKGLGDSIRPLLIKRGKENITVIDHDMALFEKDILLLSGHRQALAALAPRLV, encoded by the coding sequence ATGGCACATTTTACCGTCATTGGACTCGGTCGCTTTGGTGTGGCTGCAAGTCTGGAACTGATTCATTTGGGTCATACCGTGACTGGTATTGATCTCAATGAAAAAATTGCAGAAAAATATATTTCAGAACTCACCCAGACCGTGATTTGCGACGCGACGGATGAGAATGCATTAAGAGAATTAAATTTAGGAAACAGTGAAGCGGTTCTGGTTGCGATCGGTAAAGATATGGAGGCCAGTCTGCTCTGCACTTTATGTCTGAAAAAACTGGGAGTCAAAGCTTTATGGGTGAAAGCCAATACCGTGGCACACCATGCGATCGTCTCAAAACTGGGTGTCACCCGTATTATTCATCCGGAGGAAGAGATGGGGGTCCGGGTCGCGCAAGCCTTACATTACCCGATGATTAATAATTATATTTCTCTGGGTCATGACCAATATATTGTTGAAGTTCATCTTCAGGAAAAACACCGGACATTTACAATTGGAAATTTAATCAAAGGATTGGGCGACAGTATTCGACCGTTATTAATTAAACGCGGAAAAGAAAATATTACGGTCATTGATCATGATATGGCTTTATTTGAAAAAGATATTCTTTTATTAAGCGGGCACCGTCAGGCTTTAGCAGCGCTGGCACCCAGACTGGTATAA
- a CDS encoding LysR substrate-binding domain-containing protein codes for MSAVKGSVLAALATFNIAARTQSFTRAATELHVTTGAVSQQIRQLEQQLGFAVFLRHARGITLTEQGQQLYQVVHRSLQEIEAVIHALQPGLQAEGEIRLKLTPSFAFKWLVPRLHDFYQQFPEINVQTFADGALVDSQNTDCDLVIDYRRDDDIQMDSQTSLLLAEFLLPVMSPDYQTKFNWQQPQAWKAATLLHDAMPWRNAERDTEWRYWFDAMQISADSRRGHFFNRTDMAMAAAEAGLGVAMARQALIGDDVSKGKLVSPFSPLPANAGYYLIRHRQSAAIDCFIRWLEDQLAP; via the coding sequence ATGTCTGCTGTAAAAGGTAGTGTACTGGCTGCCCTGGCAACCTTTAATATCGCCGCCAGAACACAAAGCTTCACCCGTGCAGCCACGGAATTACATGTCACGACAGGCGCGGTCAGCCAGCAGATCCGGCAACTGGAGCAACAACTCGGCTTTGCTGTGTTTTTGCGTCACGCACGGGGAATTACCCTGACAGAGCAGGGTCAGCAGCTCTACCAGGTTGTTCACCGCAGCTTGCAAGAGATAGAAGCCGTCATTCATGCGCTGCAACCAGGGCTGCAGGCTGAAGGGGAAATCCGGCTGAAACTCACCCCCTCATTCGCTTTCAAATGGCTGGTCCCCAGACTGCATGATTTCTATCAGCAGTTTCCGGAAATCAACGTCCAGACCTTTGCCGACGGCGCACTGGTCGACAGCCAGAATACCGACTGCGATCTGGTGATTGATTATCGGCGGGATGATGACATTCAGATGGACAGCCAGACCAGCCTGCTGCTGGCTGAATTCCTGTTACCGGTCATGAGTCCGGACTATCAGACGAAATTCAACTGGCAGCAACCGCAGGCCTGGAAAGCCGCCACCCTGCTGCATGATGCCATGCCCTGGCGAAATGCCGAACGGGACACCGAATGGCGTTACTGGTTCGATGCGATGCAGATTTCGGCGGACAGCCGACGCGGACATTTCTTCAACCGCACCGACATGGCCATGGCGGCCGCCGAAGCCGGACTGGGTGTGGCGATGGCCCGGCAGGCCCTGATCGGAGACGACGTCAGTAAAGGCAAACTGGTTTCCCCGTTTTCGCCGCTGCCCGCCAATGCCGGTTATTACCTGATCCGCCACCGGCAGTCCGCAGCGATTGACTGTTTTATCCGCTGGCTTGAGGATCAGCTGGCACCTTAA
- a CDS encoding TrkH family potassium uptake protein encodes MIQWHPAVSPLERKPKAAVKIQAAPPVILSGCFLLLILSGAILLKLPFATTAPISWLQSLFTATSAVTVTGLVVVDTGSTFTLFGQIIIALLIQLGGLGIMTFAVVTLIALGGKIGFLQQHIAKEAFNQTDTSMLVTTAKSVLIFAFTAETIGMLILALHWQPELGWTTALFHGFFYTISAFNNAGFALHPDSLMPYVDDPVVNLTITGLFITGGLGFTVWMDLWRQRRWQRLSLYSRIMIGGTVFINLFALLAIYGIELDNSATLAPLSESGKWLAAWFQAVTPRTAGFNTLPIDQLEDATTVLMLLLMFIGGGSLSTASGIKVVTFVVLLVATVQFLKRQDAINLCQRQIQPRTVQKALALTLISCAAVWLSIFLLTLTEDAPFLDVVFEAVSALGTVGLSRGLTEALSPEGECIIIFMMFAGRLGPLTLAYLLASPKTTHLRYPATPLTIG; translated from the coding sequence ATGATCCAATGGCACCCTGCTGTCTCTCCGCTGGAGAGAAAACCCAAAGCGGCCGTCAAAATACAAGCCGCGCCACCCGTGATTTTATCGGGCTGTTTTTTGCTGCTGATTCTATCCGGCGCAATACTGCTAAAATTGCCCTTCGCAACCACAGCGCCTATCAGCTGGCTGCAGAGCCTGTTTACGGCCACCTCAGCAGTAACGGTGACAGGTTTGGTCGTTGTCGATACCGGCAGTACCTTCACGTTGTTCGGCCAAATCATCATTGCATTACTGATTCAGCTGGGTGGCCTTGGCATCATGACATTTGCCGTCGTCACGCTGATTGCACTGGGCGGAAAAATCGGCTTTCTTCAGCAACACATCGCCAAAGAAGCATTTAATCAGACCGACACGTCCATGCTGGTGACAACCGCGAAATCTGTGCTGATCTTTGCTTTTACGGCAGAAACGATCGGTATGCTGATTCTCGCCCTGCACTGGCAACCTGAACTGGGCTGGACAACGGCCCTGTTCCATGGCTTTTTCTACACCATTTCTGCATTCAATAACGCCGGGTTTGCGCTTCACCCGGACAGTCTGATGCCCTACGTTGATGACCCCGTCGTGAACCTGACGATTACCGGACTCTTCATTACAGGCGGTCTGGGTTTTACCGTCTGGATGGACTTGTGGCGACAACGGCGCTGGCAACGTCTCAGTCTCTACAGCCGGATTATGATCGGGGGGACGGTATTCATCAATCTCTTTGCTCTGCTGGCCATCTACGGGATCGAACTGGATAACAGTGCGACACTGGCCCCGCTGTCTGAGTCCGGTAAATGGCTGGCCGCCTGGTTTCAGGCCGTCACGCCCAGAACCGCTGGATTCAATACCCTCCCCATCGATCAACTGGAAGATGCCACCACAGTCCTGATGCTACTGCTGATGTTCATCGGTGGCGGCTCCCTCAGCACCGCCAGCGGCATTAAAGTTGTCACTTTTGTCGTACTGCTGGTTGCAACGGTGCAGTTTCTCAAGCGGCAGGATGCCATCAACCTGTGCCAGCGTCAGATTCAGCCCAGAACCGTCCAGAAAGCACTGGCACTCACCCTGATCTCCTGTGCTGCCGTGTGGCTTTCAATTTTTCTGCTGACGCTGACTGAAGACGCTCCTTTTCTGGATGTCGTGTTTGAGGCGGTGTCCGCATTAGGAACCGTGGGTTTATCCAGGGGACTCACCGAAGCACTATCACCGGAAGGCGAGTGCATCATCATTTTCATGATGTTCGCCGGACGGCTGGGGCCGCTGACACTGGCCTACCTGCTGGCCAGTCCGAAGACAACTCATCTTCGATATCCGGCAACACCTTTAACGATTGGCTGA
- a CDS encoding ABC transporter ATP-binding protein — MFKFFERLTAPFPDEMPRQPPGSLFAFCRFYTRGFGWPLIIMSVLSACIAIVEVSLLGFMGQLVDLLAQHSPDTFLTEESGKLWTMGLLVVVVIPSLALAHSLIMHQSLLGNYPMSIRWLAHRYLLRQSVSFYQDDFAGRLATKVMQTSLAVRETVMKLVDVLVYISVYFTAMIVMMASADLVMMVPIVVWLLAYIGIQFYFVPKMKAIATEQADARSSMTGRIVDSYTNITTVKLFSHTNRETEYAEESMKGFLDTVYRQMRLATKLILSVDAINYLLLFVIATVSITLWMNSAVTVGVIAVGISIALRVQGMSKWIMWEIGALFENLGTVVDGMKTLSKPVSIEDKDNASPLAVTRGGIEFDNISFHYGDKAKGVIEQLSLHIKPGEKVGVVGRSGAGKSTLVNLLLRFHDLESGTIRIDGQDIAHVTQDSLRSNIGMITQDTSLLHRSIRENILYGKPEASEAELLAATRQAHAHEFIETLSDPHGNVGYDAQVGERGVKLSGGQRQRIAISRVLLKDAPILVMDEATSALDSEVEAAIQESLYQLMEGKTVIAIAHRLSTIAAMDRLIVIDNGQIIEQGSHQELLSQNGIYAHLWAHQTGGFIGCDLEESAPEAVLVK, encoded by the coding sequence ATGTTCAAGTTTTTTGAGAGACTCACGGCGCCCTTCCCGGACGAAATGCCCCGGCAACCCCCGGGAAGCCTGTTTGCGTTTTGCCGCTTTTATACCCGGGGGTTCGGCTGGCCATTAATTATCATGTCTGTGCTGAGCGCCTGCATTGCCATTGTTGAAGTGTCGCTGCTGGGTTTTATGGGTCAGTTGGTTGATCTTCTGGCTCAGCATTCTCCCGACACTTTTTTGACGGAAGAAAGCGGCAAGCTGTGGACGATGGGCCTGCTGGTGGTTGTGGTGATCCCTTCACTTGCACTCGCGCATTCCTTAATTATGCACCAAAGCCTGCTGGGCAATTACCCGATGTCCATCCGCTGGCTGGCACACCGTTATCTGCTGCGTCAGAGTGTTTCTTTCTATCAGGATGATTTTGCAGGGCGACTGGCAACCAAAGTGATGCAGACGTCCCTGGCCGTCAGGGAAACCGTGATGAAACTGGTGGATGTGCTGGTTTACATCAGTGTGTATTTCACGGCCATGATTGTGATGATGGCCAGTGCGGACCTTGTGATGATGGTGCCGATTGTGGTCTGGCTGCTGGCCTATATTGGGATTCAGTTTTATTTTGTACCGAAAATGAAAGCCATCGCCACCGAGCAGGCCGACGCCCGTTCCTCCATGACCGGACGGATTGTCGACAGTTATACAAACATCACCACGGTCAAACTCTTTTCCCATACCAACCGCGAAACAGAATACGCTGAAGAGAGCATGAAAGGCTTTCTGGATACCGTGTACCGCCAGATGCGTCTCGCGACCAAGCTCATTCTGAGTGTGGATGCAATCAACTACCTGCTGCTGTTTGTCATTGCAACGGTGTCCATCACGTTATGGATGAACAGTGCGGTGACCGTCGGTGTCATCGCGGTGGGGATCAGTATCGCGCTGCGGGTTCAGGGCATGTCGAAATGGATTATGTGGGAAATCGGCGCGCTGTTTGAAAACCTGGGGACGGTTGTCGACGGCATGAAAACGCTGTCTAAACCCGTAAGCATCGAAGACAAAGACAATGCCAGTCCGCTGGCAGTCACACGAGGCGGCATTGAGTTCGATAACATCAGTTTCCACTACGGCGATAAAGCCAAAGGCGTTATTGAACAGTTATCCCTGCACATCAAACCCGGCGAGAAAGTTGGCGTGGTGGGCCGCTCCGGTGCCGGTAAATCGACGCTGGTGAACCTGTTGCTGCGCTTCCACGATCTGGAATCCGGCACCATTCGCATTGACGGGCAGGATATCGCCCACGTCACCCAGGATTCCCTGCGAAGCAATATCGGTATGATCACGCAGGACACATCCCTGCTGCACCGCTCGATTCGTGAAAATATTCTATACGGTAAACCGGAAGCCAGCGAAGCTGAATTGCTGGCCGCAACCCGTCAGGCGCACGCCCATGAGTTCATTGAAACGCTGTCTGACCCGCACGGCAACGTCGGCTACGATGCACAGGTCGGTGAGCGGGGCGTGAAGCTCTCCGGCGGGCAGCGTCAGCGGATTGCAATTTCCCGGGTCCTGCTGAAAGATGCACCGATTCTGGTGATGGACGAAGCCACTTCCGCGCTGGATTCTGAAGTCGAAGCGGCCATTCAGGAAAGCTTATATCAGCTGATGGAAGGCAAAACCGTCATCGCGATTGCACACCGTCTGTCGACCATTGCCGCCATGGACCGCCTGATTGTGATCGACAACGGCCAGATCATCGAACAGGGCAGCCATCAGGAACTGCTGAGCCAGAACGGCATATACGCCCATCTTTGGGCCCATCAGACCGGCGGCTTCATTGGCTGCGATCTGGAAGAATCGGCGCCGGAAGCAGTCTTGGTGAAATAA
- a CDS encoding cytochrome-c peroxidase, protein MKNAHVFLWAISLFVLAGCNHNDSTPSDSNAPPTAIPGDGIGDNPGNVPGDGQTPGDDNPTPDPGPEPEPRVDIDGQPLPDTATNPDYESYVAGQPEYYTSLSSTEFHNIRFTSVATQDNTPRDNELSNPVAKLGRVLFYDVRLSANNTVSCASCHQQEHGFTDPAQLSTGFEGGHTRRNSMGLSNARFYDPGRFFWDERAATMEDQTLMPIQDSVEMGMNLLDLETKLGQTSFYGPLFTDAFGDEAITSDRISRALSQFMRAMVSYESKFDLAVQAELNNDPTPILSDQELRGLELFDTLNCTSCHTTTAFVLDRNHNNGSVSNNDPDQGVGGNLAGFFKTGSLRNIAVGAPYFHDGHLPDLMSVVEFYNSGINNHTNLSPDLRDRLGRPVRMNLTQADKAALVAFLETLTDEGFLSNPIFSDPFPPPEETPDASTTP, encoded by the coding sequence ATGAAAAATGCACATGTCTTTTTATGGGCAATCTCATTATTTGTGCTTGCGGGATGTAACCACAATGACAGCACACCATCGGACAGCAATGCGCCGCCAACTGCCATTCCCGGAGATGGTATCGGTGATAATCCGGGAAATGTGCCGGGGGATGGTCAGACACCTGGTGATGATAACCCGACGCCGGATCCGGGACCGGAACCTGAGCCCCGAGTGGATATTGACGGTCAGCCTCTGCCGGATACGGCAACCAATCCCGACTATGAATCTTACGTTGCCGGACAGCCGGAATACTACACCAGTCTGTCCAGTACTGAGTTCCATAACATTCGCTTCACGAGTGTCGCCACACAGGACAATACTCCGCGGGATAACGAGCTGAGTAATCCTGTGGCCAAACTGGGGCGGGTACTGTTTTATGACGTTCGTTTGTCTGCCAATAATACCGTTTCATGTGCCTCATGCCACCAGCAGGAACATGGCTTTACGGACCCGGCCCAACTGAGCACGGGCTTTGAGGGCGGTCATACACGCCGGAATTCAATGGGACTGAGCAATGCAAGGTTTTACGATCCCGGCCGGTTCTTCTGGGATGAACGGGCTGCAACCATGGAAGATCAGACTCTGATGCCGATTCAGGATTCAGTGGAAATGGGGATGAATCTGCTCGATCTGGAGACTAAATTAGGCCAGACCAGTTTTTACGGCCCGTTGTTTACAGATGCTTTTGGTGATGAGGCCATTACCAGCGACAGAATCTCCCGGGCATTATCGCAGTTCATGCGTGCCATGGTGAGTTATGAATCGAAATTTGACCTGGCGGTACAGGCTGAGCTGAATAACGATCCGACACCGATATTGAGTGATCAGGAGCTCAGGGGGCTGGAGTTATTCGATACCCTGAACTGTACCAGCTGCCATACAACCACAGCTTTTGTGCTCGACCGGAATCATAACAACGGCTCTGTCAGCAATAATGACCCGGATCAGGGCGTTGGGGGAAATCTGGCGGGTTTCTTTAAAACCGGTTCGTTACGCAATATTGCGGTAGGCGCACCTTATTTTCATGACGGTCATCTGCCGGATCTGATGTCGGTCGTGGAGTTTTATAACAGTGGCATTAACAATCACACGAATCTGAGCCCGGATCTGCGGGATCGTTTGGGCCGGCCAGTCCGGATGAATCTGACCCAGGCCGATAAAGCAGCGCTGGTGGCTTTCCTGGAGACTCTGACCGACGAAGGTTTCCTGTCGAATCCGATCTTCAGTGACCCGTTCCCGCCCCCGGAAGAAACGCCGGATGCGTCAACCACGCCTTAA
- a CDS encoding ATP-binding cassette domain-containing protein encodes MELKIMDNQSLQIVSLRSGMEHRSDSVLDISLRGGQHLALSGRSGSGKSSLLKVLAGLLPAQSGYFSWQSEVIQPGNLRWWRQQFCYLPQSPVMGAETLAEAIRLPWRLKAVNDGMPDDNACCESLRSLEIRHDLDKAVAELSGGEQQRVAIVRALLMERPVWLMDEPTSALDHTSRDMVMALLAAKSLTCVSVSHDPHWLERADQVVDMGERHG; translated from the coding sequence ATGGAACTGAAAATAATGGATAATCAGTCATTACAGATCGTTTCATTGCGGTCCGGGATGGAACATCGCAGTGACAGCGTGCTGGATATCAGTCTGCGTGGCGGGCAGCATCTGGCGTTGTCCGGTCGTTCAGGCAGCGGAAAGTCCAGCCTGCTGAAAGTGCTGGCGGGTCTGTTGCCTGCGCAATCGGGCTACTTTTCCTGGCAGAGTGAAGTGATTCAACCCGGTAATTTACGCTGGTGGCGCCAGCAATTTTGTTATCTGCCTCAGTCCCCCGTGATGGGCGCTGAAACACTGGCTGAGGCGATTCGTTTGCCTTGGCGGCTGAAAGCGGTCAATGACGGGATGCCTGATGACAATGCCTGCTGTGAAAGTCTGCGGTCACTGGAGATCCGGCATGATTTGGACAAAGCTGTGGCTGAACTGTCCGGCGGAGAACAGCAGCGGGTCGCCATCGTACGTGCGTTGTTGATGGAGCGGCCGGTCTGGCTGATGGATGAACCTACATCGGCGCTGGATCATACCAGCCGGGATATGGTGATGGCCTTGCTGGCGGCAAAGTCGCTGACCTGTGTGTCGGTTTCACATGACCCGCACTGGCTGGAACGCGCGGATCAGGTTGTCGACATGGGGGAGCGCCATGGATAG
- a CDS encoding ABC transporter permease: MDSAVSLSNLSLAAFYLLLLLPLGVFYRWQLGLSKVAVISVLRMTLQLAVVGIYLQTLFSFQHLGLNLLWLSVMVLVAGFSICRRSGVPLGKATVAVIVGLLVSLLVVLPPMLIGLIHADPWWQAQYLIPVSGMLLGNALTANVLALERWYSSLKEKNNEYQFYLAMGAPHPMLPFQREAVKAALTPQLASMSTLGIVALPGMMTGQILGGTEPILAVKYQIAIMIAILVAVAASVATTLSVIRRFAFDRYGQLKL, encoded by the coding sequence ATGGATAGTGCGGTCAGTCTGTCAAATTTATCGCTGGCGGCTTTTTATCTGCTGTTGCTGCTGCCGTTGGGGGTGTTTTACCGCTGGCAGCTGGGTCTGAGCAAAGTGGCTGTCATCTCAGTATTGCGGATGACATTACAGCTTGCCGTTGTCGGGATATACCTGCAAACCCTGTTCAGTTTTCAGCATCTGGGACTGAATCTGTTATGGCTGAGTGTGATGGTGCTGGTGGCTGGTTTCAGTATCTGCCGCCGTTCGGGGGTGCCGCTGGGAAAAGCAACAGTTGCCGTGATTGTTGGCTTGCTGGTCAGTTTGCTGGTGGTGTTGCCCCCGATGCTGATTGGCTTGATTCATGCGGATCCCTGGTGGCAGGCGCAGTATCTGATCCCGGTGTCCGGAATGCTTCTGGGAAATGCACTGACAGCCAATGTACTGGCGCTGGAACGCTGGTATAGCAGTCTGAAAGAGAAAAATAATGAGTACCAGTTTTATCTGGCGATGGGAGCACCGCACCCGATGCTGCCTTTTCAGCGCGAAGCCGTTAAAGCGGCCCTGACGCCGCAGCTGGCCAGCATGAGTACGCTCGGGATTGTCGCCTTACCCGGAATGATGACGGGCCAGATCCTTGGCGGCACCGAGCCGATTCTGGCGGTGAAATATCAGATCGCGATCATGATTGCCATTCTGGTGGCGGTGGCGGCCAGTGTGGCTACCACCCTGAGTGTGATTCGCCGGTTTGCCTTTGATCGCTATGGCCAGCTAAAGCTTTAA